Proteins encoded in a region of the Methanobrevibacter millerae genome:
- a CDS encoding tRNA (adenine-N1)-methyltransferase: MKMILDERGKKYILKEGQDFQSDLGIVSAEVLSDAEIGDEVKSHLDHSFKIVKPNVNDFIEIMDRRCSILIKKDIGTVLAYTGLGAGSRVVDAGTGAGAIALNFGNVVGDTGHVYTYEIREDFSEVAKKNIETFGIKNIEVKNQNIKDGINEDNIDLVFLDLPKPYEIFEEVHDSLNLGGWLVVYAPYIDQAEVSYRVAKKLNFYDIEILETLERGLEVRQQGTRPKTRMVGHSGYLLFARKL, encoded by the coding sequence ATGAAAATGATTTTGGATGAACGTGGTAAAAAGTATATTTTAAAGGAAGGCCAGGATTTTCAAAGTGATTTGGGAATTGTCTCTGCAGAAGTATTGTCGGATGCTGAAATAGGCGATGAAGTTAAAAGCCATCTTGACCACTCATTTAAAATTGTCAAACCAAATGTAAATGATTTCATTGAAATAATGGATAGACGTTGTTCAATATTAATTAAAAAAGATATTGGAACTGTTTTAGCATACACTGGCTTGGGAGCGGGTTCTAGGGTTGTTGATGCCGGAACCGGTGCTGGAGCTATTGCATTGAACTTCGGTAATGTTGTCGGCGATACAGGTCATGTTTATACATATGAAATCCGTGAAGATTTTTCAGAAGTTGCTAAAAAGAACATCGAAACTTTTGGAATCAAAAATATTGAAGTAAAAAATCAGAATATAAAAGATGGAATTAATGAAGATAATATTGATCTAGTATTTTTAGACCTTCCAAAGCCTTATGAAATTTTTGAAGAGGTTCATGACTCCTTAAATCTTGGAGGATGGCTTGTTGTATATGCTCCCTACATCGATCAAGCTGAAGTTTCATACAGAGTTGCAAAAAAACTTAATTTCTATGATATTGAAATTCTAGAGACTTTAGAACGAGGCCTTGAAGTAAGACAGCAAGGAACTAGACCTAAAACAAGAATGGTTGGGCATAGTGGTTATTTGCTTTTTGCAAGAAAACTCTAA
- a CDS encoding zinc metalloprotease HtpX, translated as MKGTWKLKLRMILTSVFMFSIVYFLVLLVARYMGISSWRLYMGVSLVIVFAQYWFGPTLVKHSMNVRPLSEAEAPHIHKMVAELAQEAGVPKPEVGLSEINIPNAFAYGRTSRSGHIAITRPILGLLDYDELRAVLGHEMGHIKHNDMAVTAAVSVIPMVCYYIAIAFMFSRDNENGAGIIIGLLGYVFYLIGQLLVLFISRTREYYADEASVEFGNRPAALVSALYKLSYGASRCSQETIKELNTNRAFFATDINNAQHDIDDFSQVDFDGDGKISDEELKRLANSDIKISKTKGIMELLSTHPDSLKRVKRLAELEN; from the coding sequence ATGAAAGGCACATGGAAGCTTAAATTAAGAATGATACTGACTTCTGTATTTATGTTCTCAATTGTTTATTTTTTAGTTTTGCTTGTAGCAAGATATATGGGAATTAGCAGTTGGAGATTATATATGGGTGTGAGTTTAGTAATTGTATTTGCACAATACTGGTTTGGCCCAACATTAGTTAAACATTCAATGAATGTAAGGCCGTTATCTGAAGCGGAAGCCCCTCATATTCATAAAATGGTGGCCGAACTTGCACAGGAAGCAGGTGTTCCCAAACCGGAAGTAGGATTATCAGAAATTAATATTCCAAATGCGTTTGCATATGGTAGAACCAGCAGAAGTGGTCATATTGCAATTACTCGTCCAATTCTTGGTTTGTTGGATTATGATGAGTTGAGAGCAGTATTGGGTCATGAAATGGGTCATATTAAACATAATGACATGGCTGTAACTGCAGCCGTTAGTGTAATTCCTATGGTTTGTTATTATATTGCTATAGCTTTCATGTTTTCCAGAGATAATGAAAATGGTGCTGGAATCATAATTGGGTTATTGGGTTATGTTTTCTATTTAATTGGACAATTATTAGTATTGTTTATCTCAAGAACCCGTGAATATTATGCAGATGAAGCTTCAGTAGAATTTGGTAATCGCCCTGCTGCTTTAGTCTCTGCTTTATATAAATTGTCTTATGGTGCTTCTAGATGCAGTCAGGAAACTATTAAAGAATTAAATACTAATAGAGCATTTTTTGCAACAGATATTAATAATGCACAACATGATATTGATGATTTCAGTCAGGTGGACTTTGATGGTGATGGAAAAATATCTGATGAGGAATTGAAAAGATTAGCCAATTCCGATATCAAAATTTCGAAAACTAAAGGAATCATGGAATTATTGTCCACTCATCCGGATTCCCTAAAAAGGGTAAAAAGATTAGCAGAATTAGAAAATTAG
- a CDS encoding RNA-guided endonuclease TnpB family protein yields the protein MVDVKKGMKVKIYPTREQKDCFHRNFGCCRKAHNVVLDKYNKMHSNDSNLRPTFTFLNKLLNEAKREFPYLEDVESTSLQQEIRDLATSFDNFFKNPSHFNKPHFHKKKTVKLSFRQTIRQDIRIIQKNKMILRKYGKVKFHTSQEYFQILNDKNTKFNNVTISFDGIDYFATFNIDFTEEEWELTGKNVGCDINSNVNGWLVTSDEEKEYFDIDHENQMVKFINRIMAKCTNGSKKWKKQKIRLLKWYHQRSNKLDDYIEKLSTEMVKKYDAIVFEKNYSKIKILIGGEQNMVFPLTKFITKLQDKFARHKPQAEGVVFVDAKYTSKKCHFCGNINHELDVKTRKWKCPNCGKILDRDINAAINILNRWDYGDSLENAK from the coding sequence ATGGTGGATGTTAAAAAGGGAATGAAGGTTAAGATTTATCCTACTCGGGAGCAGAAGGATTGTTTTCATAGGAATTTTGGTTGCTGTCGCAAGGCCCATAATGTCGTTCTTGACAAATACAATAAAATGCACAGTAACGATTCCAACCTAAGACCCACATTTACGTTCTTAAATAAACTACTAAATGAAGCCAAGAGGGAATTTCCTTATTTGGAGGATGTAGAATCAACAAGTCTCCAACAGGAAATAAGAGACTTGGCCACATCATTCGATAATTTCTTTAAAAATCCATCACACTTCAATAAACCCCATTTTCATAAAAAGAAAACAGTTAAACTATCATTCAGACAAACAATAAGACAAGACATTAGAATCATCCAAAAAAATAAAATGATTCTGAGAAAATATGGCAAAGTAAAATTCCACACAAGCCAAGAATACTTCCAAATACTAAACGACAAAAATACAAAATTCAACAATGTAACAATCTCCTTTGATGGAATAGACTACTTTGCAACATTCAACATTGATTTCACTGAAGAAGAATGGGAACTAACAGGTAAAAATGTAGGTTGTGATATTAATTCAAATGTAAACGGCTGGCTGGTCACAAGCGATGAGGAAAAGGAATACTTTGACATTGACCATGAAAACCAAATGGTCAAATTCATCAACCGGATAATGGCCAAATGCACAAATGGAAGCAAAAAATGGAAAAAACAGAAAATCAGACTATTAAAATGGTATCATCAACGATCCAATAAACTTGACGACTATATAGAGAAACTTTCAACAGAAATGGTCAAAAAATATGATGCCATAGTATTTGAGAAAAATTACTCAAAAATTAAAATATTGATTGGTGGCGAGCAAAACATGGTGTTTCCACTCACAAAATTCATAACTAAACTACAAGACAAATTTGCTAGGCACAAACCTCAAGCAGAAGGCGTAGTATTTGTAGATGCAAAATATACCAGTAAAAAATGTCATTTTTGCGGAAACATCAACCATGAATTAGATGTGAAAACTCGAAAATGGAAATGTCCAAACTGCGGTAAAATACTAGACCGTGACATTAACGCCGCCATTAATATTTTGAACCGGTGGGACTACGGGGATAGCCTAGAAAACGCCAAATAA
- a CDS encoding DUF308 domain-containing protein, whose amino-acid sequence METNKIFGIVSIILGLIFIICPIFSSAFTSIVIGLSLLFFGFASLFNGLTTLNVIIGIIAIIFGLLFMFAMNALPFLVGLQFYLVGIIMILFGIAGLITDSKISKISSLLILIMGILAFILAFNSLVNPIYAAILLGVCLIIQGIRTFIAE is encoded by the coding sequence ATGGAAACAAATAAGATATTCGGAATAGTCTCTATAATTTTGGGATTAATTTTTATAATTTGCCCTATTTTTAGTTCAGCTTTCACATCTATTGTAATTGGACTAAGTTTATTATTCTTTGGTTTCGCATCATTATTTAATGGACTTACAACATTAAATGTGATTATTGGTATTATAGCCATCATATTTGGTTTACTGTTCATGTTTGCAATGAATGCATTGCCGTTCCTTGTAGGATTGCAATTTTACCTTGTCGGTATCATAATGATTTTATTCGGTATCGCAGGTCTTATTACAGACTCAAAAATATCAAAAATATCCTCGTTATTGATTTTGATTATGGGTATTTTAGCATTTATTCTAGCATTCAATTCCTTAGTAAATCCAATTTATGCTGCAATTTTATTAGGTGTATGTTTAATAATTCAAGGAATAAGAACATTTATTGCTGAATAA